One segment of Nostoc flagelliforme CCNUN1 DNA contains the following:
- a CDS encoding toxin-antitoxin system TumE family protein yields MLHLREFVYVEISPDRKMYSYQYMNSENNLIFRYDNTEHHRKLNLTTFPHHTPLLSLSVRAIARSLMRQ; encoded by the coding sequence TTGCTGCATTTAAGGGAATTTGTTTATGTTGAAATATCCCCAGATAGAAAAATGTATAGTTATCAATATATGAATTCAGAGAATAATCTAATTTTTCGCTATGACAATACTGAACATCACCGAAAATTAAATCTGACTACTTTCCCTCATCATACCCCTCTTTTGTCACTTTCCGTGAGGGCGATCGCTAGAAGCCTCATGAGGCAATGA
- a CDS encoding alpha/beta hydrolase family protein, whose protein sequence is MAGFTASTYRESTGRSLAQIVGLDPAGPEFEDKAASERLDPSDANRVVSIHTSETLGYDARLATLDVYANWNDLFQPGQWNVGW, encoded by the coding sequence ATTGCTGGATTCACTGCTTCAACCTACCGTGAATCTACAGGGCGTTCTCTTGCTCAAATAGTAGGACTCGACCCCGCAGGACCTGAGTTTGAAGACAAAGCAGCAAGCGAACGCTTAGATCCGAGCGATGCCAATCGCGTTGTATCTATTCATACTAGTGAAACTTTAGGCTATGATGCTCGCTTGGCTACCCTGGATGTCTATGCCAACTGGAACGATCTATTTCAGCCTGGACAGTGGAATGTGGGCTGGTAA
- a CDS encoding GNAT family N-acetyltransferase produces the protein MNINYQKAAISDLTLVLELVEEFHETENLGFDKNNVRDVLIQFLSNEFFGQTWLIWQEDEVIGYIILTLGYSLEYRGRDAFVDEFYLRPQHRGQGIGTQTLRFAEEICHSLGVQALHLEVDFENPKAQRLYHRVGYQKHERFLMTKLLNREA, from the coding sequence GTGAATATTAACTATCAAAAAGCCGCAATCTCCGATCTAACTCTTGTTTTAGAACTTGTTGAGGAGTTTCATGAAACCGAAAACCTAGGATTTGATAAAAATAACGTTCGCGATGTACTAATACAGTTTTTGAGTAATGAATTTTTTGGACAAACATGGCTGATTTGGCAAGAGGATGAGGTGATTGGCTATATTATTTTGACGTTAGGGTACAGCCTAGAGTACCGAGGTCGAGATGCTTTTGTGGATGAATTTTATCTTCGCCCACAGCATCGCGGACAAGGTATCGGTACGCAGACTTTGAGATTTGCAGAGGAGATTTGCCATAGTTTAGGAGTTCAAGCCCTTCATCTAGAAGTAGATTTTGAAAACCCAAAAGCCCAGCGCCTGTACCATCGAGTTGGCTATCAAAAACACGAGCGTTTTCTAATGACAAAGCTCTTGAATAGAGAAGCTTGA
- a CDS encoding IS701 family transposase, with protein MVQPRPAAPTVKFVDEYCQWYKSLFSDVRSFEAFKYLHVGCVSDLKRKTLPEIAKIVGLDNQQGLHHFLTSSPWDIEKLRILRLELILQVLKGRPIILIIDETGDKKKGNKTDYVKRQYIGNLGKVENGIVAVTAYGVFCGMTFPLLFEVYKPRERLKPGDKYRTKPEIAAILMRKLESMGFNFNLVLADSLYGESGKNFITVLDEFKKNYIVAIRSNHSLKLLPRQHTQYLKWHKFKRVFSDLSSENRFIREIIHGKRSENRYWQITTDREKLPGNTTWYVMSRYPDLTPRDVGNFYGLRTWVEYGLKQSKNELGWADYRLTHYPDIERWWEIVCSSYLMVSLHSEQMQSSVPKSPSKLASHPWWNDKKGWKNILNNLRLIIQPFTLFNLIYPWLTVFPIPQLSLGFSKLQSIIYRLTSSIFISLTHPDFYFSSA; from the coding sequence ATGGTACAGCCCCGTCCAGCCGCACCAACAGTCAAATTTGTGGACGAATATTGCCAGTGGTATAAAAGCCTGTTTTCAGATGTTAGGAGTTTCGAGGCTTTTAAATATCTCCATGTAGGCTGCGTTTCTGATCTAAAACGTAAAACATTGCCAGAAATAGCAAAAATTGTAGGATTGGATAACCAGCAAGGGTTGCATCATTTTTTAACATCATCACCTTGGGATATAGAAAAGTTAAGAATCTTGCGATTAGAGCTAATTTTACAAGTGCTAAAAGGCAGACCAATTATTCTAATTATTGATGAGACAGGAGATAAGAAGAAAGGGAATAAAACAGATTATGTGAAACGGCAGTATATAGGAAACTTGGGGAAAGTAGAGAATGGAATTGTGGCAGTGACAGCGTATGGTGTGTTCTGCGGGATGACTTTTCCACTACTGTTTGAAGTATATAAGCCTCGTGAAAGGTTAAAGCCAGGGGATAAGTATCGCACTAAACCTGAAATAGCGGCAATACTGATGAGAAAGCTAGAATCAATGGGTTTTAACTTTAACTTAGTACTGGCAGATAGTTTATATGGTGAAAGTGGTAAGAACTTCATAACTGTATTAGATGAATTCAAGAAAAACTATATAGTAGCAATTCGCTCAAACCATTCTTTAAAGCTACTTCCAAGACAACACACTCAATATTTGAAGTGGCATAAGTTTAAACGAGTATTTTCTGATCTGAGTAGTGAAAATAGGTTTATCAGAGAAATAATTCATGGTAAACGTAGTGAAAATAGGTACTGGCAGATTACCACAGATCGAGAGAAATTACCTGGTAACACTACTTGGTATGTGATGAGTAGATACCCAGACCTTACACCAAGAGATGTGGGAAACTTTTATGGTTTAAGAACTTGGGTTGAGTATGGGTTGAAGCAAAGCAAGAACGAATTAGGTTGGGCAGATTATCGGCTAACTCACTACCCGGATATTGAACGCTGGTGGGAGATTGTTTGTAGCAGCTATTTAATGGTTAGCCTCCACTCTGAACAAATGCAGTCTTCTGTGCCAAAATCTCCATCAAAGCTAGCTTCGCATCCCTGGTGGAACGATAAAAAAGGCTGGAAGAATATTCTTAACAATCTCCGTTTAATAATTCAACCTTTTACCTTATTTAACCTAATATATCCCTGGTTAACAGTTTTTCCTATTCCCCAATTGTCCTTGGGCTTTTCTAAACTTCAATCTATTATTTATAGACTCACTAGTTCAATTTTTATTTCCCTAACTCACCCTGATTTCTACTTTTCCTCTGCCTAG
- a CDS encoding IS5 family transposase — MKIEKAKHLTARKFKRMAGVSRQTFELMVDLVKADAQKKKKSGRRPKLIIEDQVLMVLQYWREYRTYYHIGLDFGLSESAVCRLVFKIENILIKSRKFRLPGKKELWKMSSQEDLVVMDVTESPIEKPQKGQKRYFSGKQGEHTLKTQVVIRQKSSQIICLGHGQGRIHDFKLFKSSGIKFGELLKVIADKGYQGIAKIHQLSETPIKKPKGKRLTKEQKKYNRELNRLRIVVEHVNRRLKIFKILSDRYRNPHRRFGLRSNLIAGIYNHELAL, encoded by the coding sequence GTGAAAATAGAGAAAGCTAAACACCTGACTGCGAGAAAATTTAAGCGCATGGCTGGAGTAAGTCGTCAAACTTTTGAGTTAATGGTTGATTTAGTTAAAGCTGATGCTCAAAAGAAAAAGAAATCAGGTCGTCGTCCTAAATTAATTATTGAAGACCAAGTTTTAATGGTTCTTCAATACTGGAGAGAGTACCGTACTTATTATCATATTGGGTTGGATTTCGGGCTTTCTGAATCTGCGGTTTGTCGATTAGTTTTTAAAATTGAAAATATTTTGATTAAGTCAAGAAAGTTTCGTTTACCAGGGAAAAAAGAATTATGGAAAATGTCATCCCAAGAAGATTTAGTTGTGATGGATGTCACAGAGAGTCCAATTGAAAAGCCTCAGAAAGGCCAAAAAAGATATTTTAGTGGCAAACAAGGAGAACATACTTTAAAAACGCAGGTAGTAATTCGCCAAAAAAGCAGTCAAATCATCTGTTTAGGGCATGGTCAGGGAAGAATTCATGATTTTAAGCTATTTAAAAGCAGTGGGATAAAATTTGGAGAATTACTGAAAGTAATAGCGGATAAAGGCTATCAAGGAATTGCTAAAATTCATCAATTAAGTGAAACACCAATTAAGAAACCAAAAGGAAAAAGGTTGACGAAAGAACAGAAAAAATACAATCGGGAACTCAATCGATTAAGAATTGTTGTTGAACACGTAAATCGTCGTCTAAAGATATTTAAAATTTTGTCTGATAGATATCGGAATCCTCATCGACGTTTTGGATTAAGGTCGAATTTAATTGCGGGAATTTATAACCACGAATTAGCTTTATAA
- a CDS encoding transposase → MPHAPYRYVLNSLLYILITGCRWCDLPQGDRWASKSSSHRWLKRWREDGTLEHLQARVLAMPAAGYAYADEKGLIT, encoded by the coding sequence ATGCCTCATGCTCCATATCGCTATGTATTAAATAGTCTGCTGTATATTTTGATTACTGGGTGTCGATGGTGTGATCTACCACAGGGGGATAGATGGGCATCAAAAAGCTCTTCCCATCGATGGTTAAAGCGGTGGCGTGAAGACGGAACATTAGAGCATTTACAAGCGCGTGTCTTAGCGATGCCTGCGGCGGGCTACGCCTACGCAGATGAAAAAGGACTAATAACGTAA
- a CDS encoding MAPEG family protein → MQEFYSVMILESYNLFYPMLAMFIWTFLVMILTVSLRIYDLAKGRLTNEYFQLFQGAEPSQAIVKTGNNLRNLMEFPPLFYVIALLIMFSGKSDQVFVSLAWIYFGTRLGHSVVHLTINKVPPRFLFYGISNIVLLTMWIRFGLSI, encoded by the coding sequence ATGCAAGAGTTCTATAGTGTCATGATACTTGAGTCATACAACCTGTTCTATCCAATGCTGGCCATGTTTATCTGGACGTTCTTGGTCATGATCTTGACGGTTTCCCTTCGTATATATGACCTCGCTAAAGGACGACTCACCAATGAGTATTTCCAACTCTTTCAGGGCGCTGAACCCTCACAGGCGATAGTAAAAACTGGGAATAATCTGAGGAATCTTATGGAGTTTCCTCCTCTTTTCTACGTGATCGCATTACTGATTATGTTCTCGGGTAAATCTGATCAAGTTTTTGTCTCTTTAGCATGGATTTACTTCGGCACACGTTTGGGTCACAGCGTTGTCCACCTGACGATCAACAAAGTTCCACCAAGATTTTTATTTTATGGGATCAGCAACATCGTTCTACTAACTATGTGGATACGGTTTGGATTATCGATATGA
- a CDS encoding transposase — protein MLAADKGYDSKQKRADLRKRGIRPQIPKRVWKTKKNRGRPIKISVPRFQQERCFAWYQRKYRRLVVRWERQKVYFDAFIDLATIHIWINKILLVG, from the coding sequence GTGCTGGCTGCTGACAAAGGTTACGACTCGAAACAAAAACGCGCTGACCTACGCAAACGAGGTATTCGGCCTCAAATTCCAAAACGAGTTTGGAAAACCAAGAAAAATAGAGGCAGACCAATCAAAATCTCTGTTCCTAGATTTCAGCAAGAGCGGTGTTTTGCTTGGTATCAGCGCAAATACCGTCGTCTCGTCGTTAGATGGGAACGTCAAAAAGTTTACTTTGACGCATTCATTGACCTTGCTACAATCCACATCTGGATTAACAAAATATTATTAGTGGGATAG
- a CDS encoding S10 family serine carboxypeptidase-like protein, translating to MPRFSGSLGNFTDLVFIDPIGTGFSRSLPQDDKDTKQSEKANFGEAEKPKETEFWEVERDLKALGEFIGRFLSSHQRWLSPIFIAGESYGGFRVARLARKLQQEFGVGLCGAIVISPALEFSLLAGSDYNLTAWATLIPSFAASAAHHKRVQWAAEQGNLQAHIAAAEQFARTTLIPLLAMGDTMTPDQRQIAYEQMAGLIGLPVELVERLAGRIGIEVFARELLRDQQRIVGLYDASITAIDPFPGRVNYEGSDPTLDGLDRLFTGAINSHLRDTLGVETDLSYHLLNLETFKAWKFELKGEFKQGFLGSVDDLRVGMALNPYMQVYIAHGLFDLVTPYFASKHLADMMKLNPQIRPNLTVKHFLCGHMFYTWDESRCLWLAQMKAFYHNATA from the coding sequence TTGCCACGCTTTTCTGGCTCCTTGGGAAACTTTACAGACCTGGTGTTCATCGACCCGATTGGCACAGGGTTTAGTCGTAGTTTACCTCAAGATGATAAGGATACCAAACAGAGCGAGAAAGCTAATTTTGGTGAGGCAGAAAAACCCAAGGAAACGGAATTTTGGGAAGTTGAGCGAGACTTGAAAGCACTGGGAGAATTCATTGGACGATTTCTCTCTAGTCATCAGCGATGGCTGTCCCCGATCTTTATTGCCGGAGAAAGTTATGGCGGCTTTCGGGTTGCTAGGTTAGCCCGCAAGCTGCAACAGGAATTTGGTGTCGGTCTTTGCGGTGCTATTGTGATCTCTCCTGCTTTGGAGTTCAGCCTGCTAGCTGGTAGCGATTACAACCTTACGGCTTGGGCAACCCTGATTCCTTCCTTTGCGGCTAGTGCCGCTCATCACAAACGCGTCCAATGGGCAGCAGAACAAGGGAATTTACAAGCTCATATAGCAGCAGCAGAACAATTTGCTCGCACAACCTTGATTCCACTTCTGGCAATGGGAGATACCATGACACCCGATCAGCGCCAAATTGCCTATGAGCAGATGGCAGGGTTAATCGGCTTGCCCGTAGAACTGGTTGAGAGACTTGCAGGAAGGATTGGCATTGAAGTCTTTGCCAGGGAACTACTGCGAGATCAACAGCGAATTGTAGGACTTTACGACGCATCAATCACGGCTATCGATCCTTTTCCGGGTCGCGTCAATTATGAGGGCAGCGATCCGACTCTTGATGGATTAGATCGCTTGTTTACCGGGGCAATCAATAGCCACTTGCGGGACACGTTAGGTGTTGAAACCGACTTATCTTACCATCTGCTGAATTTGGAAACATTCAAAGCTTGGAAATTTGAACTCAAAGGCGAGTTCAAGCAGGGTTTTCTAGGTTCGGTGGACGATCTGCGCGTCGGGATGGCTTTGAACCCCTATATGCAAGTGTACATTGCTCATGGATTGTTCGATTTGGTCACTCCTTATTTTGCCTCAAAGCATCTAGCAGATATGATGAAATTAAATCCCCAGATTCGCCCTAACCTAACTGTAAAACATTTTCTATGTGGGCATATGTTTTACACTTGGGATGAATCGCGCTGTTTATGGTTGGCTCAGATGAAAGCTTTCTACCACAATGCGACAGCCTGA
- a CDS encoding type ISP restriction/modification enzyme yields the protein MAPYAIAHLKIGLFLEETGYQFDGGKRLEVYLTNSLEQAAPDKPEIPLEEFIAEEGEAALEIKRNKPIMVIIGNPPYSSSIFEGEWIMSLMGDYKEGLSEKKSDLNREEWKFLKFAQEKIRGVGKGVVSFVINNTFIDAITHWSLRRSLISSYNEAYILDLHGSAKKKEKCPDGSKDENVFDIQQGVSICTFIRSSEILNYPIIKHIDIWGLREKKYNQLYANSLNSIQWNFLEPVKPHFFLANRDLKNSQELRSEWSISEIFATSGSGVKTDRDGLFLDFDENTLQQRMKKFYSEKCFDNDFVEEYRIENSSSYNLTQRRLKTKLDLKNIKSILYRPFDRRFIYYALGLTSRPAWEVMQHILHPNLALIAKRQARENLPYSWFSVANSLVIDGSFAIDNKGRERIFPLYLYPDTKNPQQSIQLEQRRPNINPQFLAAITLKLGYTPTPEAIFYYIYAIFHSPTYRTRYAEFLKIDFPRVPLTSDNQLFTQLATYGEELVALHLMKSPKLNNLITQFTENGGSQIVDAGHPKYINGAVIINKKGDKFTGVPEEVWDFYVGGYQVCQKWLKDRKGRTLTPDDIQHYQRIVVAFKETIELMANIDAVIPAWPIQ from the coding sequence ATGGCTCCTTATGCGATCGCGCATCTCAAAATTGGATTATTTTTGGAAGAAACAGGTTATCAGTTTGATGGTGGTAAACGCTTAGAGGTTTATCTGACAAATTCTTTGGAACAAGCTGCACCAGATAAACCAGAAATTCCTCTTGAAGAATTTATTGCAGAAGAAGGTGAAGCTGCCTTAGAAATCAAGCGTAATAAACCAATAATGGTTATCATAGGCAACCCTCCATATTCTTCTTCTATTTTTGAAGGCGAATGGATTATGAGTTTAATGGGAGATTATAAAGAAGGATTAAGTGAAAAAAAATCTGACCTTAATCGAGAGGAATGGAAATTCTTGAAATTTGCTCAAGAAAAAATCAGAGGTGTAGGTAAAGGAGTAGTATCTTTCGTCATAAACAACACATTCATTGATGCTATAACTCATTGGTCTTTAAGGAGAAGTCTCATTTCTTCTTATAATGAGGCTTATATCCTTGATTTACACGGAAGTGCCAAAAAGAAAGAGAAGTGTCCAGATGGTTCAAAAGATGAAAATGTATTTGATATTCAGCAAGGTGTCTCGATTTGTACTTTCATCCGTTCATCAGAAATATTAAATTATCCCATTATAAAACATATAGATATCTGGGGGCTGAGAGAAAAAAAATACAATCAGCTTTATGCAAATTCTTTGAATTCTATTCAATGGAACTTTTTAGAACCTGTAAAGCCACATTTTTTCTTGGCTAATAGGGATCTTAAAAATTCTCAGGAGCTTAGGAGCGAGTGGAGTATATCTGAAATTTTTGCAACTTCTGGTAGTGGAGTAAAAACTGATAGAGATGGTCTTTTTTTAGATTTTGATGAAAATACTTTACAACAAAGGATGAAGAAATTTTACTCTGAAAAATGTTTTGATAATGATTTTGTAGAGGAATATAGGATAGAAAATTCATCTAGCTATAATTTAACTCAACGTCGTTTAAAAACAAAACTTGATTTAAAAAATATTAAATCAATACTATACAGACCATTTGATAGAAGATTTATATACTATGCTCTCGGTTTAACCAGCAGACCAGCATGGGAAGTCATGCAACACATATTACATCCAAATCTTGCACTCATAGCCAAGCGTCAAGCCAGAGAAAACTTGCCTTATTCGTGGTTTAGCGTTGCTAACAGCTTAGTGATAGATGGCTCTTTTGCAATAGACAATAAAGGAAGAGAAAGAATATTTCCTTTATATCTATATCCAGATACTAAAAATCCTCAACAATCTATACAACTAGAACAGCGCCGTCCTAACATAAATCCACAATTCTTAGCCGCTATCACCTTAAAACTCGGCTACACTCCAACACCAGAAGCCATATTCTACTACATTTACGCCATCTTCCACTCACCCACTTACCGTACCCGTTACGCCGAATTTCTCAAAATCGACTTCCCCCGTGTTCCCCTTACCAGTGATAATCAACTCTTCACCCAACTCGCAACATACGGTGAAGAATTAGTAGCACTCCACTTAATGAAATCACCTAAATTAAACAATCTCATCACACAATTTACAGAAAATGGTGGTAGTCAAATAGTTGATGCAGGACACCCAAAATATATCAACGGTGCTGTCATTATCAACAAAAAAGGAGACAAATTTACAGGCGTACCAGAAGAAGTTTGGGACTTTTATGTAGGAGGTTATCAAGTCTGCCAAAAATGGCTCAAAGACCGTAAAGGACGCACTCTCACCCCTGACGATATCCAACATTACCAGCGTATTGTTGTAGCCTTCAAAGAAACCATTGAACTAATGGCAAACATTGACGCAGTAATTCCAGCTTGGCCTATTCAGTGA
- a CDS encoding calcium-binding protein, which produces MMLAWLPWMSMPTGTIYFSLDSGMWAGNHGYANILYTELLQGNSFTQSNGILLNLNTVVNAEFTGQNDTSTKNNLAIVALNLLGTANNDTQAGGAANDTIRGNAGIDYITGGDGDDSVFGDDGNDLLYGGRGNDSAFGGTGSDHLFGDEGGDILTGTDTTTRGIAEVDLLTGGIGSDQFVPFVLLSVSSTAILILVLRDWATTL; this is translated from the coding sequence ATGATGCTCGCTTGGCTACCCTGGATGTCTATGCCAACTGGAACGATCTATTTCAGCCTGGACAGTGGAATGTGGGCTGGTAATCATGGTTACGCCAATATTCTCTATACAGAATTACTCCAAGGCAATAGCTTTACCCAGTCCAACGGTATTCTCCTGAACTTGAATACAGTAGTCAATGCCGAATTTACTGGGCAGAACGATACCAGCACAAAAAACAATTTGGCTATTGTTGCTCTGAATCTTTTGGGTACTGCTAACAACGACACACAAGCTGGTGGTGCAGCCAATGATACCATCCGTGGTAATGCAGGAATTGACTACATTACAGGTGGCGATGGTGACGATTCCGTGTTTGGGGACGATGGTAACGATCTTCTCTATGGTGGACGTGGGAATGATTCTGCCTTCGGCGGCACTGGAAGCGATCACCTGTTTGGAGATGAAGGTGGCGACATACTTACAGGAACAGATACAACAACAAGAGGTATTGCTGAAGTTGACCTTTTGACTGGCGGTATTGGGAGTGATCAGTTTGTGCCATTCGTATTACTGTCGGTGTCTTCTACAGCGATACTAATACTAGTACTTCGGGACTGGGCGACTACGCTCTGA